The genomic window GGAACGCCAGGGAAGCGGCGAACCAGCCCGCGTAACGCAGCTTTCGAAGCGGAGGCCAGGAGGGCTTTTGACCGGAGCCGGATCGGATGGGGTGACTGTTCATGCGGGACCTGGATCTTTCCTCAACGGGTGATGGCATTCATTGGCCAGGCACATTCGCGGCCGGCTTGGCGAGACGATAATCGACGAGCTCGATCTGCTGTCGCTCATGCCGAGAAGCGAAGGGAATCCGAACTCGATAATGAAACACGACCGTCTTGGGAACATAGCCGAGAGGGATGCGCTGTGCCACATAGGAAAAAGCGAGCCGCTCGAAGCGGACGAGAAACCACGCGACGCTGACCGGCCGGGCCAGGAATGCGTGCGTTTCCAAGATCGAATAGTCTCGGGCGCTTACGTGCATCTCTCCATGTACTTGGTTGAGAATCTTTTCCAAAGGGGTTCGATAGGGTTCGTCCGGCTTGCCGGAAAAGCCGATATGATAGGCGGGCTCTCCATGCCAGTCGCCGTGGTCAAGGAGCACGACGCGGAACCGGGGAACCGCCTTTCGGAAGGAATAGACCGTTTCAATTCCCCGGCGAGCTCGTTTGACCTCTGCCTCCGACATCTCCCTTCTGGCCTTCTCGTCACCACGCACATCCGTGAGGATCAGTGCATGGCTGTTCGGGAGAACCCGGATCACGAAGTGGGAGCGCTTTCGGGAAAGATTGTCGGATCCGAGCGAATCGACCTCAATCTGCTCGAGAAACTGATAGGCATTCAACTCATGAGCCAGCGACTCCTGCCTCTTGACCATCCGATCGACAATCAAAGAGAGTGGCGGAATCGGAGTGGAAGAAGAGGCAGGCTCGGTCTCCGCCAGCAAGCCCGTTTGCAGGGCGAAGCCCCACAGGCAAAGGAAGAGGGTGGTGCCCCCCCGAAACGGCTTCAAGGGAGGAAGCCGCATAGGCTTTCCTAGATAGCAAGTTGGATCGGCTCGATCGCAATCGCTCGCCCGGAAGGGTCATCCAGGGTGAGCAAGACTCCGTCGGCCTGAAGGCCCTTGGTAGCCAAACCAAAGCGCTGGGGAAGAAGGGTGACATACCTCTGGATCACGGGCCCGACTTCTCGCCCGATGACCGAATCGTGTGCACCGCAGAAGCCAACGTCCGTCAGGTAGGCTGTGCCTCCCGGAAGAATCTTGCCATCCGCCGTTTGCACATGCGTATGCGTGCCCACGACCGCCGACACCTGCCCGTCGAGGTATCGACCGAAAGCGATCTTTTCCGAAGTCGCCTCCGAATGGAAATCCACAAGAATGCAAGAGGTTTCCCGTCGAATCGCTTCCAAGGCGGGACGAACCGTCAGGAACGGGTTGTCCGTTTGCGGTGTCATGAACGTACGCCCGAGCGCACATACGACGCCCAGCTTCTTCCCGTTGCCCTGGACCACGATCGAGCCGCTGCCCGGAGTGTTCGAGGGGTAGTTGAGCGGACGGAGCAGGCGGGGCTCGTCGGCCAGAAACGGGACGATTTCGCGCTGATCCCAGGCATGATCGCCCAACGTGACCACGTCTACGCCATAGCGGAGAAGCTCGTAGGTAATCTTGGGGGTGATTCCACTGCCGCCGGCCGCGTTCTCCCCGTTGACGACGACGAAGTCGATCGTCTTCTCCTGGCGCAACCGGACGACGGCAATGCGAACCACCTCTCGTCCGGCTTCGCCGACGACATCGCCCAAAAAGAGGACCTTCACCGAGCCAGCGTCGTCTCTCGCGGACTCCGCCGACAGGGGAAGCACGAGAAGAGCGACTGTTCTCCAACATGCGAGAAACGGCTAGCGCCGATCCCGCTTACGGAAGCCTCCGGAGCCGGAGCCAGAGCCAGAGCCGGAGGGCGCGAAACGTTCCTCCTTCGGTTTCGCCTCGTTGACGACGAGACTCCTCCCTTCGACTTTCGTGCCGTGCAGCTTGTCGATCGCTGCCTTGGCTTCGTCCGGGGTTTCCATCGTAACGAAGGCAAAGCCACGGGACTGGCCGGTCATACGGTCGATGATCAAATTTACCTCGGTGACTTTCCCGTACTGGCTAAAGAGCGCGCGCACGTCTTCCTCTCGGTGAGAGAAAGGGAGGTTCCCGACATACAATCTTCTATTCATGCAATCTTTCCTCAGTACAAACACATCCGATCTGCCGGGTCTCCCCGATCGCAGTGGCCATCGGAAGGAGCACGTTCAGCCCTTGCTGTCCGGCCCTCTTTCGCAGACCTCGGTCACAATCCCACATCGCGGAAAAGAGTCAAGCGGAAAGCGGCGGACCCAGCTGCGATCCATGACTGGCTTTGCCGTACCGAGGGCCGATGGGCCGGTGCAATCAAACCTCGTCGTAGAGGCGTCCCGGATTGAGAATTCTTTTCGGGTCGAACGAGGCTTTGAGCCTCCTGTGAAGAGAGAGCAGAGCCGGCTCGAGGGGCTGCAGGCAGGATCGACCCGCATCGAGCAGAGTGGCATGCCCGCCCCTGGATCGGGCCCACTCCCAGACGGCGGCGGGCTCGAGCGCCCCTCTCCACCAGCGCTGCGCTCCACTCCAATCGAGGAAGAGGGAGCCTCTGCCTGGCGCAGGAGGGAGGGTCGCCGGAGGGACGGAAAGCCGCCAGAGCGGGCCCGGCCGGGCGAAAAAAGAATGGGTGCGCTCGCGGACCGACTCCCAAAAGAGCTCTGGATCGACCATGCGATCCCCTCCGATCCGCTGCGCCGCAGCCTGCACTCCCGCTTTCGAGCCGCACAGGCGCACGAAGAGCCGTTCCCCGTCGTGGCAGGCTGCGCTGATGGGGAAGGGCTCTGCTGCCAGCCGGCAGAGCCGCCGGACCGCCGTCTCGGGCGCCTCTTCCCATGCGAGCGTTTCCGAGGCGGGCGGCCTCGGGCTCACCTTGAGGCTGATCTCCAGCAAGACCCCGAGAGTTCCTTGCGCTCCCGTCACGAAGCGTGACACATCGTATCCGGCCACGTTCTTGATGACCTCCCCCCCGAAGCGGAGAATCTCTCCCTTCCCGTTGAGCAGGCGGACGCCGAGCACAAAGTCCCGAGCGGCTCCGGTGAAGGGGCGCGCGGGTCCGGAAAGGCCGCAGGCGATCGTGCCGCCCAGCGTCGCGGACGCTCCAAAGGAGGGCGGCTCGAAGGGGAGCCACTGGCCCTGCGCGGCGAGCAGGC from Methylacidimicrobium sp. B4 includes these protein-coding regions:
- a CDS encoding TIGR00282 family metallophosphoesterase, translating into MKVLFLGDVVGEAGREVVRIAVVRLRQEKTIDFVVVNGENAAGGSGITPKITYELLRYGVDVVTLGDHAWDQREIVPFLADEPRLLRPLNYPSNTPGSGSIVVQGNGKKLGVVCALGRTFMTPQTDNPFLTVRPALEAIRRETSCILVDFHSEATSEKIAFGRYLDGQVSAVVGTHTHVQTADGKILPGGTAYLTDVGFCGAHDSVIGREVGPVIQRYVTLLPQRFGLATKGLQADGVLLTLDDPSGRAIAIEPIQLAI
- the glcE gene encoding glycolate oxidase subunit GlcE, with amino-acid sequence MSHQDQDLTDVLADEVRRAHDLGTPLALVGGETKSFLGRSVTGRRLPLGEHRGILRYEPTELVLTARAGTPLDQIHGLLAAQGQWLPFEPPSFGASATLGGTIACGLSGPARPFTGAARDFVLGVRLLNGKGEILRFGGEVIKNVAGYDVSRFVTGAQGTLGVLLEISLKVSPRPPASETLAWEEAPETAVRRLCRLAAEPFPISAACHDGERLFVRLCGSKAGVQAAAQRIGGDRMVDPELFWESVRERTHSFFARPGPLWRLSVPPATLPPAPGRGSLFLDWSGAQRWWRGALEPAAVWEWARSRGGHATLLDAGRSCLQPLEPALLSLHRRLKASFDPKRILNPGRLYDEV
- a CDS encoding RNA-binding protein translates to MNRRLYVGNLPFSHREEDVRALFSQYGKVTEVNLIIDRMTGQSRGFAFVTMETPDEAKAAIDKLHGTKVEGRSLVVNEAKPKEERFAPSGSGSGSGSGGFRKRDRR